One part of the Aricia agestis chromosome Z, ilAriAges1.1, whole genome shotgun sequence genome encodes these proteins:
- the LOC121739533 gene encoding zinc finger homeobox protein 4 codes for MPTPLQPGGPASGPPLERKRRRKRDDPQSSVALEPDDDDDGNMSPEEEPRNTAAAPAAPTPAPSAPAPTSPPAAPDAVDLTSRRDSPPLSSDVEHFDGKIVYNPDGSAYIIEDPEISEGETSLPDLPKIEPGCIVDSRESNVVERPLDFPQIASAFYVSRNSSLYGALYGRLAAERARARPDAPVMHSYRVFSFRGGKDAPRPLSPIPECPVSVPVKPILMCFICKLSFGYAKSFVAHAQADHSLSLLDSERDALSRDNASAIIQCVGKDKEPLVSFLEPVGTAAPPRTSVSCSPANVSELSSPSIDKRQEAITPDRDNDSMLPNGSCDERRPSPPAWRPPRSMTESLIPQHSLISVAHPHTINASIQPRASPNSSPTFQTSPAAFLSGTTIGVCPDHLGGRPSGAECAKCELILNSGRLGGPLAGMHSRNSCKTLKCPKCNWHYKYQETLEIHMKEKHPEAETSCIYCIAGQPHPRLARGETYTCGYKPYRCEVCNYSTTTKGNLSIHMQSDKHLNNMQELQNGGNPGEGNLPPTQHTPPGPHKPPLPHHSPLGQKPKPTFRCDVCNYETNVARNLRIHMTSEKHTHNMLVLQQNVKHMQTLSALHHRQQSQQQLESLLHFHGGDAPPQNPEAALADMAYNQALMIQLMTGGPGPSPPELGAHLDVGLNPEAMEPPPEPADPEPERTFHCCICNCFSTDSLEALGHHLAQDRTKIREQEILALVAGHYVCKLCTYKTNLKANFQLHCKTDKHLQRLQHVNHVKEGGPRNEWKLKFCGGVGTGGAGVGGVQVRCCACDYYTNSAHKLQLHAAGARHEAATLLLRHLRDCASRIPRERPRIYRCALCGFGTQHRLPILQHVRSVKHLQMEQIHQLQRRSEGKDPTPDVAELFQVIPQPPELPSPFDQQDNDSKEPIDQKPDLTNEQKVMRFLEHQQQQMQQQTQQQTPMQSQQTPNDKEEDQDTNGNQSCPYCNFTCNNEGRLHAHINTVHGDTARHFICPLCQDAFKDRPALERHVMQIHSVNSEGLQRLLLLVDQSHWLNGGNQAQREDSRQGEENEREISSPRSEGSADGEMERCSTCNRTFRNVDELCQHQNESGHLELKQTPQGPGYVCWKKGCNRYFDAAHALQNHFREAHARNSIANMSVSEKHVYKYRCNQCSLAFKTIEKLQLHSQYHVIRDATKCVLCGRSFRSVLALQKHVETSHSELSEEELNAFKRSLASNPLLQGNQGVALDAASADLLRKEALRTPDDEAGEGEDRDSSITANDESGHNDADNSDDSIIYKDQQLLEDYLNSQAMAEDSYNDPNRKYKCHRCKVAFTRQSYLTAHNKTLLHRKGEKLTYPMEKYLDPNRPFKCDVCKESFTQKNILLVHYNSVSHLHKLKRAMQEQQNNNNPPVSPGAGTAPSNLTLTPKSTSSEEDDRKRYKCNICKVAYTQGSTLDIHMRSVLHQTRAGKLQELAAAGHVDLSRPLVEQPERNDPAKILQDVLSPKNTSPSSTSSGGQPSSPPARPGSPRSPHTGSLTCERCRLPFHSGELLDAHRATCPFHDARAHSPLGEVDVAALDDMVSKGNAPKKNSQMYKQLLETFGFDLVMQYNENQRRKLQEEREMVRAPSPPPPPPVEKPPDGENKSTCQHCNKEFSSVFVLKTHCEEVHKDKVPLEFLEQFAEQFKSEYERKSGAPNSPRPESPAGQDERSSSPRGDSFNDSANGPNDSQAGALLAAQVQEMHAALNMLQLQQQLGQLHPMMAQMLSLGLPLGLNVGALAAMNLQPPLVSLMLPPPPFDAMAAPYSHDAQLKQQQMIQQQQQANAAAGQKRARTRITDEQLKILRSHFDINNSPSDEAIAKMAKQSGLATKVIKHWFRNTLFKERQRNKDSPYNFNNPPSTTLNLEEYEKTGEAKVTPLDSSISSDESKPPPEKKAKTEDMPITNHPEIMNLKSEPDEPTMEEKYNSYDDRHQEDRSYMFPNAPSQSPALINNSENHQNVSRPHTPPHISLNSLIQSQLDSIPATSIPQPTHPSMLPPKLNPNFASPNSAPPNVLPLTPNRSLSPGRGPADFGLSGGNSNGSNSSGSSGKRANRTRFTDYQIKVLQEFFENNAYPKDDDLEYLSKLLGLSPRVIVVWFQNARQKARKVYENQPAADPPAGSMDDANRFQRTPGLNYQCKKCQLVFQRYYELIRHQKTHCFKEEDAKRSAQAQAAAAQVAATLSSEDSNSSTVEHHVPHVPVSPAPPRTPTPAAPTYPVSPAPPTPHTPVTPLTHQQSREEKDGNFQCDKCNLVFPRFDLWREHQLVHIMNPNLFPTYPPDSPFGILQQHAQLQQLNASLNNDEARHPLVAALNQQVSKRKYDEFEEVETGEQPKDKRLRTTILPEQLDYLYQKYQIESNPSRKMLENIAREVGLKKRVVQVWFQNTRARERKGQFRAHAQVINKRCPFCPALFKVKSALESHLSTKHADQCARGEINVDALPDEELSTESTPSFGSQQSDRQQNFSQAGAPMLPPIFPPFHSDMEKFIKQYSEESMKRYVSELQAHATAQQNGGSTENNERSHEPGKPEIPLDLSKPVDLSRPGSDADERSDTASETMEFYEEDEPTSPIAGQPHTPRPPGKRFRTQMSSVQVKIMKSLFGDYKTPTMAECEALGREIGLPKRVVQVWFQNARAKEKKARLAAGLSEVSDAPPPDECTVCDFKYNHKYSVQDHVFSRGHIATVRARIENSASAGEDSTLALMQMAARLEGGLGSELHNAFLRPQLAGNGECTS; via the exons ATGCCCACGCCGCTGCAGCCCGGCGGCCCCGCTAGCGGCCCGCCTCTGGAGCGCAAGCGGCGCCGCAAGCGCGACGACCCCCAAAGTTCAGTGGCGCTCGAGCctgacgacgacgacgacggaAACATGAGTCCCGAGGAGGAGCCCAGGAACACGGCGGCGGCCCCGGCGGCGCCCACGCCGGCGCCCTCCGCACCGGCCCCCACCTCCCCGCCGGCCGCACCCGACGCTGTCGACCTTACTTCGCGACGAGACTCCCCTCCTCTGTCATCGGACGTGGAACACTTCGATGGTAAAATCGTCTATAACCCCGATGGTTCCGCCTACATTATCGAGGATCCCGAGATATCGGAGGGCGAGACGAGCCTCCCCGATTTACCTAAAATAGAACCGGGCTGCATAGTCGACAGTCGGGAAAGTAACGTCGTCGAGAGACCGCTCGACTTTCCACAGATAGCCAGCGCCTTCTACGTTTCGAGAAATTCTTCACTCTATGGTGCTCTTTACGGCAGATTAGCAGCGGAACGAGCACGGGCGCGACCCGATGCCCCAGTGATGCATAGTTATAGAGTGTTTAGTTTTAGAGGAGGAAAAGATGCACCTAGACCGCTTTCGCCTATCCCGGAGTGTCCTGTTAGCGTCCCGGTCAAACCCATTCTcatgtgttttatttgtaaattgaGTTTCGGGTACGCCAAATCATTTGTGGCGCACGCTCAAGCCGACCACAGTCTGTCGTTGCTAGACTCAGAGAGAGATGCGCTCTCGAGGGATAACGCCTCAGCAATTATCCAGTGTGTCGGAAAAGACAAGGAACCTTTGGTTTCGTTCTTAGAACCAGTCGGAACCGCTGCTCCACCTCGCACATCAGTGTCATGCAGTCCCGCTAATGTTTCAGAACTATCCAGTCCATCGATAGACAAGCGACAGGAAGCTATCACGCCCGATAGAGATAACGACTCTATGCTACCCAACGGATCATGTGATGAAAGAAGGCCAAGTCCGCCCGCGTGGAGGCCACCACGTTCAATGACTGAATCTTTAATTCCTCAACACTCTTTGATCTCAGTGGCACACCCACACACAATAAACGCTTCGATACAGCCCCGTGCTAGTCCTAATTCGTCACCAACTTTTCAAACTTCCCCGGCTGCTTTCTTAAGCGGAACAACGATTGGAGTATGCCCTGATCATCTGGGAGGGCGACCTTCAGGTGCTGAGTGTGCGAAATGTGAATTAATATTGAATTCAGGAAGATTGGGAGGTCCGCTAGCTGGTATGCACAGTCGAAACTCTTGCAAAACCCTAAAATGTCCTAAATGCAATTGGCATTACAAATACCAAGAAACCTTAGAAATACATATGAAGGAAAAACACCCGGAAGCAGAAACCAGTTGCATTTATTGTATAGCAGGCCAACCTCATCCACGATTAGCGCGGGGTGAGACATATACCTGTGGGTACAAGCCCTACAGATGTGAAGTGTGCAATTACTCTACTACGACAAAAGGAAATCTAAGTATACATATGCAATCAGACAAACATCTAAATAACATGCAAGAGTTACAAAATGGTGGAAATCCAGGAGAAGGTAACTTACCACCGACGCAACATACACCACCAGGACCACATAAACCGCCGTTGCCTCATCATTCACCACTGGGCCAAAAACCCAAGCCAACATTCAGATGTGATGTTTGTAATTACGAAACAAACGTTGCCAGAAATCTAAGAATACACATGACATCGGAAAAGCATACCCATAACATGCTTGTACTGCAACAAAATGTGAAGCACATGCAGACACTATCTGCTCTACACCACAGACAACAAAGCCAGCAGCAACTGGAGAGCTTATTACACTTCCACGGTGGTGATGCTCCTCCACAAAATCCTGAGGCTGCACTAGCCGATATGGCTTACAATCAAGCTCTGATGATCCAACTAATGACTGGCGGTCCTGGCCCATCACCACCAGAGCTAGGAGCACATCTCGATGTCGGCTTAAACCCAGAAGCAATGGAGCCCCCTCCGGAACCGGCAGATCCCGAACCAGAAAGAACGTTTCATTGCTGCATATGCAATTGTTTCTCTACGGATTCGTTAGAAGCATTGGGACATCACCTAGCTCAAGACCGAACAAAAATAAGAGAACAAGAGATTTTGGCCCTAGTAGCCGGTCACTACGTCTGCAAGCTTTGCACATACAAGACTAACTTAAAAGCAAACTTCCAACTTCATTGCAAAACAGACAAACATCTACAAAGATTGCAGCACGTCAACCACGTTAAAGAGGGTGGTCCCAGAAACGAGTGGAAGTTGAAATTCTGCGGAGGCGTTGGAACAGGTGGTGCGGGCGTCGGCGGTGTTCAGGTCAGATGTTGCGCCTGCGACTACTACACAAACTCGGCGCACAAACTGCAACTTCACGCTGCCGGTGCGAGACACGAAGCAGCGACGCTACTGCTAAGACATTTGAGAGATTGCGCATCAAGGATACCGCGTGAACGACCACGTATTTACCGATGTGCATTATGTGGCTTCGGTACCCAACATCGTTTGCCAATACTGCAGCACGTACGCTCCGTAAAGCACCTGCAAATGGAGCAAATCCACCAACTCCAACGACGATCTGAAGGCAAAGATCCAACACCTGATGTAGCTGAGCTGTTCCAAGTCATTCCTCAGCCGCCTGAGCTGCCAAGTCCATTCGATCAGCAAGACAATG ATTCCAAGGAGCCTATTGATCAAAAGCCAGACTTAACAAACGAGCAGAAAGTCATGCGGTTTTTGGAACATCAACAACAACAAATgcagcaacaaactcaacaacAAACCCCTATGCAGTCGCAACAGACTCCCAATGATAAAGAAGAAGACCAAGACACTAATGGCAACCAGAGCTGTCCCTACTGCAACTTCACTTGCAACAACGAAGGTAGGCTGCACGCCCATATCAATACAGTACATGGAGACACAGCGAGACACTTCATCTGCCCGCTCTGCCAGGACGCCTTCAAAGACCGACCGGCTCTCGAACGCCACGTCATGCAAATACACTCGGTTAACTCCGAGGGCCTCCAAAGACTTCTTCTACTAGTCGACCAGAGTCACTGGCTAAACGGAGGAAACCAAGCTCAGAGAGAAGATTCGAGACAAGGAGAGGAGAACGAGAGAGAAATATCTTCGCCTCGTTCCGAGGGGAGCGCCGACGGGGAGATGGAGCGGTGCTCGACCTGCAATCGAACCTTCCGTAATGTTGATGAACTGTGTCAACATCAGAATGAATCGGGCCACTTGGAGCTAAAACAAACACCGCAAGGACCCGGTTACGTCTGTTGGAAAAAAGGATGTAACAGATACTTCGACGCGGCCCACGCCTTACAAAATCACTTCAGAGAAGCTCACGCTCGTAATTCAATCGCAAATATGTCGGTGTCCGAAAAACATGTGTACAAGTACAGGTGCAATCAATGCAGCTTGGCATTCAAAACAATAGAAAAGCTGCAGCTACACTCGCAATATCATGTCATACGTGACGCGACAAAATGTGTTTTGTGTGGAAGAAGCTTTAGATCTGTTTTGGCTCTTCAGAAACATGTCGAAACTTCACACTCCGAGCTATCTGAAGAGGAACTCAACGCTTTTAAGCGGAGCCTAGCATCAAATCCATTGTTACAAGGAAACCAGGGTGTAGCTCTCGATGCTGCGTCAGCTGATTTGCTACGAAAGGAGGCCCTCCGTACTCCAGACGACGAGGCAGGCGAAGGTGAGGACAGAGACTCTAGTATAACAGCGAACGACGAGTCCGGTCACAATGATGCCGACAACTCTGATGATTCTATCATTTACAAAGATCAACAATTACTTGAAGATTATCTAAACTCTCAGGCGATGGCAGAAGATTCCTACAACGATCCAAACAGGAAATATAAATGTCACAGATGTAAAGTGGCGTTCACTCGCCAATCGTACCTAACGGCTCATAACAAAACCCTCCTGCACAGGAAAGGCGAGAAGCTGACGTATCCCATGGAAAAGTATCTAGATCCTAACCGGCCATTCAAATGTGACGTATGCAAGGAATCGTTCacacaaaaaaacattttgctCGTGCACTATAACAGCGTGAGTCATTTGCATAAATTAAAAAGGGCCATGCAAGAACAACAAAACAATAACAATCCGCCGGTGTCACCCGGAGCCGGGACAGCGCCATCCAATTTGACCCTTACGCCAAAAAGTACATCTAGCGAGGAGGACGACCGCAAAAGATACAAATGTAACATATGCAAAGTGGCGTACACGCAGGGCAGCACACTCGACATTCACATGCGCTCGGTCCTACATCAAACGCGCGCAGGTAAATTACAGGAGCTCGCCGCGGCGGGCCACGTGGATCTATCGCGGCCTCTAGTCGAGCAGCCTGAAAGAAACGATCCCGCCAAAATTTTACAAGACGTGCTATCGCCGAAAAATACATCCCCCTCGTCTACGAGTAGCGGGGGACAACCCTCCTCGCCCCCCGCCCGCCCGGGCAGCCCGCGGTCGCCGCACACAGGTAGCCTCACGTGCGAGCGCTGCCGGCTCCCATTCCATAGCGGTGAGCTACTCGACGCGCATCGGGCGACATGTCCGTTTCACGATGCGCGCGCCCATTCGCCGCTCGGGGAAGTTGACGTCGCGGCTCTGGACGACATGGTGTCAAAGGGCAACGCGCCGAAAAAGAACTCCCAAATGTATAAGCAACTTTTGGAAACTTTCGGCTTCGACCTTGTGATGCAATACAATGAAAATCAGCGGCGCAAGTTACAAGAGGAACGCGAGATGGTGAGAGCGCCGAGCCCGCCCCCTCCGCCCCCGGTGGAGAAGCCTCCGGATGGGGAGAACAAATCGACGTGCCAGCATTGCAACAAAGAATTTTCGAGTGTGTTTGTGTTAAAGACTCATTGTGAGGAGGTGCACAAGGATAAAGTTCCGCTGGAGTTTTTGGAGCAGTTCGCGGAACAGTTCAAATCTGAATACGAGCGCAAGTCGGGCGCGCCGAATTCGCCACGCCCCGAATCGCCGGCCGGTCAAGATGAACGATCGTCTTCGCCCCGCGGCGACAGCTTCAACGACTCAGCCAACGGGCCCAACGACAGCCAGGCTGGAGCCCTTCTGGCGGCCCAGGTGCAGGAGATGCACGCCGCCCTCAACATGCTGCAGCTACAGCAGCAGCTGGGTCAGCTACATCCCATGATGGCCCAGATGCTATCCCTCGGTCTTCCTCTCGGCCTGAACGTCGGAGCCCTGGCGGCCATGAACCTGCAGCCCCCGCTGGTCTCCCTGATGCTGCCGCCACCGCCCTTCGACGCCATGGCGGCGCCCTACTCCCACGACGCTCAGCTCAAACAACAGCAGATGATCCAGCAACAGCAGCAA GCAAATGCGGCTGCTGGTCAAAAGAGAGCTCGTACACGCATAACTGACGAGCAACTTAAGATTCTGCGATCTCACTTTGACATCAACAACTCGCCAAGTGATGAAGCGATCGCAAAGATGGCCAAACAGTCGGGACTTGCCACCAAAGTCATCAAACACTGGTTCAGAAACACGCTTTTCAAAGAACGTCAGAGAAACAAGGATTCTCCCTATAATTTCAATAATCCACCATCTACCACCCTGAACCTCGAGGAGTACGAAAAAACTGGAGAAGCTAAAGTCACACCACTAGACTCATCTATAAGTTCTGATGAGAGTAAACCCCCACCcgaaaaaaaagcaaaaactgAGGACATGCCGATAACTAATCATCCGGAGATCATGAATTTAAAATCGGAGCCCGATGAACCAACAATGGAAGAAAAGTATAATTCCTACGACGACAGACACCAGGAAGACAGAAGTTATATGTTTCCCAACGCACCATCCCAAAGCCCAGCTTTAATAAACAACTCGGAGAACCACCAGAATGTATCGCGGCCCCATACACCGCCGCATATTTCGCTCAATTCGTTGATTCAATCCCAACTGGATTCTATTCCCGCGACGAGCATACCGCAACCGACGCACCCATCAATGTTGCCACCAAAACTAAATCCTAACTTCGCGTCCCCAAACTCCGCGCCCCCGAATGTCCTACCTTTGACCCCAAATCGCAGCCTCAGTCCTGGCAGGGGACCGGCCGATTTCGGACTTTCCGGGGGCAACTCGAACGGATCCAACAGCTCGGGGTCTTCAGGCAAACGCGCCAACAGAACTAGATTCACGGACTACCAAATAAAAGTCCTCCAAGAGTTCTTTGAAAATAATGCTTATCCAAAAGATGATGATCTTGAATATCTTTCAAAGCTTCTGGGTCTCAGTCCCAGAGTTATCGTCGTTTGGTTTCAAAATGCACGTCAGAAGGCAAGAAAAGTTTATGAAAATCAGCCAGCCGCAGATCCACCAGCAGGCTCGATGGACGATGCGAACCGATTTCAAAGAACCCCAGGACTTAACTACCAATGTAAGAAGTGCCAACTAGTATTCCAACGTTATTATGAATTAATAAGACACCAGAAGACACATTGTTTTAAGGAAGAGGATGCGAAACGTTCAGCGCAGGCGCAGGCGGCTGCAGCTCAAGTTGCTGCTACTCTAAGCAGCGAAGATTCAAATTCAAGTACCGTAGAACATCACGTTCCGCATGTGCCAGTGTCACCGGCACCACCTCGAACTCCAACGCCTGCAGCACCAACCTATCCCGTGTCGCCAGCTCCGCCCACGCCACATACTCCCGTTACGCCTCTTACACATCAACAGTCACGAGAGGAGAAAGATGGTAACTTCCAATGCGATAAATGCAATTTAGTCTTCCCTAGATTTGATTTGTGGCGGGAGCATCAACTCGTTCATATCATGAACCCAAACTTATTTCCCACTTATCCACCCGACTCTCCCTTTGGGATTTTACAACAGCATGCTCAATTGCAACAGTTGAATGCTTCACTTAATAATGACGAGGCTCGTCATCCTTTGGTAGCAGCCTTAAACCAACAAGTGTCTAAAAGAAAATATGATGAGTTTGAAGAAGTAGAAACAGGTGAACAGCCAAAAGATAAACGCCTGCGGACGACTATTCTGCCAGAACAATTAGATTACTTGTATCAAAAGTATCAGATTGAGTCGAACCCATCAAGAAAAATGTTGGAAAATATTGCACGTGAAGTTGGCTTAAAAAAGCGAGTAGTTCAAGTTTGGTTTCAAAACACAAGAGCGCGCGAAAGGAAAGGACAGTTCAGAGCACATGCACAAGTAATAAATAAACGCTGTCCGTTTTGTCCTGCACTGTTCAAAGTCAAGAGCGCACTAGAGAGTCATTTGAGTACGAAGCACGCTGACCAGTGTGCACGTGGTGAGATTAACGTTGATGCGTTACCTGATGAAGAACTTAGTACTGAATCCACACCTAGCTTCGGCTCCCAACAAAGTGACCGGCAGCAAAATTTTTCCCAAGCGGGGGCTCCCATGTTGCCCCCTATTTTCCCACCCTTTCATTCAGACATGGAGAAATTTATCAAGCAGTACAGTGAGGAGTCGATGAAGAGATACGTGAGCGAACTGCAGGCTCACGCGACAGCGCAGCAAAACGGCGGCAGCACCGAAAACAATGAAAGAAGTCACGAACCCGGAAAACCTGAAATACCTTTGGACCTCAGTAAACCGGTAGACCTATCGCGCCCGGGCTCCGACGCCGACGAACGCTCGGACACGGCATCCGAAACTATGGAGTTCTACGAGGAAGACGAACCCACCTCGCCGATAGCGGGTCAGCCTCACACACCCCGACCTCCCGGCAAAAGATTCCGCACTCAGATGTCATCAGTACAAGTGAAAATTATGAAATCGCTGTTCGGAGACTATAAAACTCCGACGATGGCGGAGTGCGAGGCGCTCGGCCGGGAGATCGGCCTGCCGAAGCGCGTGGTTCAAGTATGGTTCCAGAACGCCCGGGCCAAGGAGAAGAAGGCTCGTCTGGCCGCCGGTCTATCGGAGGTGTCAGACGCGCCACCCCCCGACGAATGTACCGTTTGTGATTTCAAGTACAATCACAAGTATTCAGTGCAGGATCACGTGTTTTCACGGGGACATATCGCTACGGTTCGCGCGCGGATCGAGAACAGTGCGAGTGCGGGAGAGGACAGTACGCTGGCCCTCATGCAGATGGCGGCGCGGCTGGAGGGAGGCCTGGGCAGCGAACTCCACAACGCGTTCCTGCGACCGCAACTGGCCGGCAACGGTGAGTGCACGTCTTGA